TCTGTCCCTTGTTAAAAGATTTATGGTatgcaaatgaaattgaagttAGCAGaaagatttttcttcattaggtCCCTGAATTTCTTTTATAGGGAATGCTAGTCCCACTGGTTGAACATTAATGCTTCATTGACattcaataaagaaaattaacagtCCAATACGTacttttgacaaaaaatttaGAGGATGGATGGGCATTGCGCTCTCTATTTTCACTGTGCTTCACTTGGATGGTAAGATGAAGTGTACTTATGGGGTtcaagtataattttttttttactggtAGTTCGAggttgaattttataaaaaatagagattaaaatattaatttagacTTTGTTCACTACTCCCCTCTACGcttaaagtaataaattaataataataataaataaataaataaaaagaacgaAATGTCATCTAATTGAAGACATGTAATTCTGTTTTCAAGGTGCTCTTGTGCAGGTGGAATGGCCTGTCTTTTTTTGTCCCTCTTCTTCCTAAAACTTGGAGAAGTTTCTTACCTTTCTCTGGCAGATTTGTCAATAATCAGTAAGAGATGAGCATGACTGATGGAAAATATCATAACTACCACCTCTAACcagcaataaaaaatttacacacGTTACAGAAGTTTCCAAACCAACCCCAGTACCCCACCaaccaacaattttttttttttcctttgttcaTACTGAAAAATGTCCATGTTCATTGTACATACTTTAACACTACACTAAGATTATTAAACTACCTctgttttgtttcttgaagaaaggaaagttctcccacacacacacaatcaCAAACAGAAATATAATCTGCTGGTTTCAATCATGGGAGATGTTGATCCAGCCTTCATTCAACCCCCTGAATTCAGACCAAAGGTTCAAAACAACATGGAAATAGATGATGAAATCCCAGTTATTGATCTCTCTACCGACCCCAAACAACTTGTCTTGGAAGTTGGCCATGCATGTCAGAAGTGGGGATTTTTTCAAGTCATCAATCATGGGGCGCCATCAGAATTAAAGGCCAGGATTGAAAAGGCAGCAAAAGAATTCTTTGATCAACCAATAGAGGAGAAGCAGAAAGTGAAAAGAGATGAAGTTCATCCTATGGGATATCATGACCAGGAGCATACCAAGAATGTTAGGGACTGGAAGGAAGTGTTTGATTTTTGGTTGCAAGATCCAACTTTTCTCCCAGCTTCTCCTGAGCCTGATGATAAGGAGCTGAGGAGGCTCACTAACCAATGGCCTGAGTACCCTCTTGGATTTAGGTAATTGAAATTGAGTTTGTTTGACCTTATCtgtaagtttaaaaaaatttgtggcTACAGATTAAGAGTCCCACTTAGCCTGTGGCTTCACTTTTagactaatataaataatagagTAATTTGGTTGTTGCATGAAGGGAGTGCCATgctaattttgtaattttgggCTAAGCAGTAGCTTTCATCCTTCAGTACTTATTTGCATCTTTTGCCATGCCGAACTGCTAGCCTTAAGCAAGATGTTAATTTGTCTGATTGTTTGTACCATCTAATTAATCGTGTTCACCAGGGAGTTATGTGAGGATTATGCTAGGGAGGTGGAAAAGCTAGCTTACAAGTTACTGGAACTTATCTCCCTCAGCTTAGGCTTATCTGCTGATCGGTTGCAAGGCTATTTTAAAGAACAAACAACCTTTCTGCGATTCAACTACTATCCTCCTTGCCCTTATCCTGAGCTAGCTCTGGGCGTTGGTCCACACAAAGATGGAGGTGCCTTAACGGTACTTGCTCAAGATGACGTTGGTGGACTTCA
This window of the Citrus sinensis cultivar Valencia sweet orange chromosome 8, DVS_A1.0, whole genome shotgun sequence genome carries:
- the LOC102627848 gene encoding protein DMR6-LIKE OXYGENASE 2; the encoded protein is MGDVDPAFIQPPEFRPKVQNNMEIDDEIPVIDLSTDPKQLVLEVGHACQKWGFFQVINHGAPSELKARIEKAAKEFFDQPIEEKQKVKRDEVHPMGYHDQEHTKNVRDWKEVFDFWLQDPTFLPASPEPDDKELRRLTNQWPEYPLGFRELCEDYAREVEKLAYKLLELISLSLGLSADRLQGYFKEQTTFLRFNYYPPCPYPELALGVGPHKDGGALTVLAQDDVGGLQIRRKSDGKWIPVKPIQDAYIINIGDATQVWSNDKYESPEHRVVVNTKKERFSIPFFVFPAHHAMLKPFDEIVNEQNPARYREFNWGKFVVARNRSDYKKQNVENIQIRHFRVVD